The proteins below come from a single Nitrososphaerales archaeon genomic window:
- a CDS encoding IS66 family transposase translates to MFQDTPELIDDLMNERNVHGDETSWPINGKKHWLWAFVGKWTVVYEVDRSRGRDLPMKVLNGYNGNITSDSWSAWNYVGSTHQRCHYHYERNIDDTIRYKNPAKEFLKFARRLRRILHDSQRADRKFRSRKKKRLEKKARFKERIDDLINETYADKQCIRFVKRLMREKCMLFTFLEVDGVKCHNNDAERAIRPCVVIRKITYGNKSEDGARALARLMSICETCIKRGQNFYEYALEYLNNRNGTTYDKRL, encoded by the coding sequence ATGTTTCAGGACACACCCGAGTTGATCGATGATCTTATGAATGAGCGAAATGTCCATGGTGATGAAACTTCATGGCCGATAAATGGAAAGAAGCACTGGCTCTGGGCATTTGTTGGTAAGTGGACTGTTGTATATGAAGTTGATAGGAGCAGGGGAAGGGATCTTCCAATGAAGGTGTTGAATGGCTACAATGGCAACATTACCAGTGATTCATGGTCAGCATGGAACTATGTTGGTAGCACGCACCAGAGGTGCCACTATCACTATGAACGTAATATTGATGATACCATCAGGTACAAGAATCCAGCGAAGGAGTTCCTGAAATTTGCAAGAAGGTTAAGGAGGATACTGCATGATTCACAGAGAGCAGATAGGAAGTTCAGGAGCAGGAAGAAGAAGAGGCTGGAGAAAAAGGCAAGATTTAAGGAGAGAATCGATGATCTGATAAATGAAACATATGCTGACAAACAATGCATTAGGTTCGTGAAGAGGCTGATGAGGGAGAAGTGCATGCTATTCACATTCCTTGAAGTTGATGGAGTCAAGTGTCATAACAATGATGCTGAGAGAGCGATAAGGCCATGTGTTGTGATAAGAAAGATAACTTATGGCAATAAATCTGAAGACGGAGCAAGGGCATTGGCAAGACTTATGAGCATATGTGAGACGTGCATCAAGAGAGGGCAGAACTTTTATGAATATGCACTGGAGTACCTGAACAATCGTAATGGGACCACCTATGATAAACGCCTCTAG
- a CDS encoding transposase, whose amino-acid sequence MESSSYADMFGKSGTAMLSSLALDGDDRLILDTHIENLECIKNSIDKAASRIALRASENESVKILMSMTGIDYQTALLLASEIGDIARFPTPKKLVSWAGLCPDLNQSGESRYYGRMKKKDCNKRVQSAMMEAANVAARHDGRMKGYYEMNAGKMHHNKAIAKVANKMITIIWHMLTKKQMYVQRKDGLYSRKVNRMRRIAK is encoded by the coding sequence GTGGAGAGCAGCAGCTATGCGGATATGTTCGGAAAGAGTGGCACTGCCATGCTTTCATCACTTGCGCTCGATGGCGACGACAGACTCATACTCGATACACATATCGAGAACCTTGAATGCATTAAGAACTCAATTGACAAAGCGGCATCAAGGATAGCGTTAAGAGCATCTGAGAATGAGAGCGTTAAGATATTGATGAGTATGACCGGAATAGATTATCAAACAGCATTACTGTTAGCATCTGAAATTGGAGATATAGCAAGGTTTCCCACTCCAAAGAAATTGGTATCGTGGGCTGGTCTTTGCCCAGATCTGAACCAGTCTGGAGAGTCAAGGTACTATGGGAGGATGAAGAAGAAGGATTGTAACAAAAGAGTCCAGTCGGCAATGATGGAGGCTGCAAATGTTGCTGCAAGGCATGACGGAAGGATGAAGGGGTATTATGAAATGAACGCAGGAAAGATGCATCACAATAAGGCTATAGCGAAGGTAGCAAATAAGATGATCACAATAATCTGGCATATGCTTACGAAGAAGCAGATGTACGTGCAGAGGAAGGATGGGCTCTATTCTAGGAAAGTTAATAGGATGCGTAGAATAGCTAAGTAA